In a single window of the Elaeis guineensis isolate ETL-2024a chromosome 8, EG11, whole genome shotgun sequence genome:
- the LOC105034338 gene encoding plant UBX domain-containing protein 1, with the protein MDFKRMKLSDSMAAGADEAQTKLAAIAEELGREIRVFKSSENSLASHVASATSTAEEVEDNFYDLTPEDYYQLMSDKAGVQSQILKTRKTREAEASARRARITTAVIRVRFPDGCILEANFQPSEKIQSLVDLLIQVVAQPELPFYLYTTPPKERIRDMSKDFYSAGFAPGAIVYFSHDLPKESNSAVTNKGPYLRDDIFSLQKTVPILEQVDLNCSKPEHVVVENSPAVFKPKPVMNKSTKPRWLKL; encoded by the exons ATGGACTTCAAGCGGATGAAGTTATCCGATTCCATGGCCGCCGGCGCCGACGAAGCTCAG ACCAAGCTTGCAGCTATCGCTGAAGAGCTTGGGCGAGAAATTCGTGTCTTCAAAAGTTCAGAAAACTCTCTAGCATCACATGTGGCATCTGCCACTTCTACTG CTGAAGAAGTGGAGGATAACTTTTATGATCTCACTCCAGAGGATTATTATCAACTAATGTCAGATAAAGCAGGAG TCCAATCTCAGATTTTGAAGACCCGGAAAACTCGAGAAGCAGAGGCATCAGCTCGCAGAGCAAGAATAACCACG GCAGTAATCAGGGTTCGCTTCCCCGATGGCTGCATTCTTGAGGCGAATTTTCAACCATCAGAGAAAATTCAAAGTTTGGTAGATCTTCTTATTCAAGTAGTTGCTCAACCAGAGTTGCCGTTCTATTTGT ATACAACTCCTCCAAAAGAGCGAATTAGAGATATGTCAAAGGATTTCTATTCGGCTGGCTTTGCTCCTGGTGCTATTGTTTACTTTTCCCATGATTTGCCAAAAG AGTCTAACAGTGCAGTGACAAACAAAGGACCTTATCTTCGTGATGATATCTTCTCTTTGCAAAAGACAGTTCCTATTCTGGAACAGGTTGATCTAAATTGTTCTAAACCAGAACATGTTGTGGTGGAGAATTCTCCAGCTGTATTCAAGCCTAAACCTGTCATGAATAAGTCAACTAAGCCAAGATGGTTAAAACTTTAA